In Cervus elaphus chromosome 5, mCerEla1.1, whole genome shotgun sequence, the following proteins share a genomic window:
- the COL1A1 gene encoding collagen alpha-1(I) chain isoform X6: MFSFVDLRLLLLLAATALLTHGQEEGQEEGQEEDIPPVTCVQNGLRYHDRDVWKPVPCQICVCDNGNVLCDDVICDELKDCPNAKVPTDECCPVCPEGQESPTDQETTGVEGPKGDTGPRGPRGPAGPPGRDGIPGQPGLPGPPGPPGPPGPPGLGGNFAPQLSYGYDEKSTGISVPGPMGPSGPRGLPGPPGAPGPQGFQGPPGEPGEPGASGPMGPRGPPGPPGKNGDDGEAGKPGRPGERGPPGPQGARGLPGTAGLPGMKGHRGFSGLDGAKGDAGPAGPKGEPGSPGENGAPGQMGPRGLPGERGRPGAPGPAGARGNDGATGAAGPPGPTGIQGPPGPAGEEGKRGARGEPGPAGLPGPPGERGGPGSRGFPGADGVAGPKGPAGERGSPGPAGPKGSPGEAGRPGEAGLPGAKGLTGSPGSPGPDGKTGPPGPAGQDGRPGPPGPPGARGQAGVMGFPGPKGAAGEPGKAGERGVPGPPGAVGPAGKDGEAGAQGPPGPAGPAGERGEQGPAGSPGFQGLPGPAGPPGEAGKPGEQGVPGDLGAPGPSGARGERGFPGERGVQGPPGPAGPRGANGAPGNDGAKGDAGAPGAPGSQGAPGLQGMPGERGAAGLPGPKGDRGDAGPKGADGAPGKDGVRGLTGPIGPPGPAGAPGDKGETGPSGPAGPTGARGAPGDRGEPGPPGPAGFAGPPGADGQPGAKGEPGDAGAKGDAGPPGPAGPAGPPGPIGNVGAPGPKGARGSAGPPGATGFPGAAGRVGPPGPSGNAGPPGPPGPAGKEGSKGPRGETGPAGRPGEVGPPGPPGPAGEKGAPGADGPAGAPGTPGPQGIAGQRGVVGLPGQRGERGFPGLPGPSGEPGKQGPSGASGERGPPGPMGPPGLAGPPGESGREGAPGAEGSPGRDGSPGPKGDRGETGPAGPPGAPGAPGAPGPVGPAGKSGDRGETGPAGPAGPIGPVGARGPAGPQGPRGDKGETGEQGDRGIKGHRGFSGLQGPPGPPGSPGEQGPSGASGPAGPRGPPGSAGTPGKDGLNGLPGPIGPPGPRGRTGDAGPAGPPGPPGPPGPPGPPSGGYDLSFLPQPPQEKAHDGGRYYRADDANVVRDRDLEVDTTLKSLSQQIENIRSPEGSRKNPARTCRDLKMCHSDWKSGEYWIDPNQGCNLDAIKVFCNMETGETCVYPTQPSVAQKNWYISKNPKDKRHVWYGESMTGGFQFEYGGQGSDPADVAIQLTFLRLMSTEASQNITYHCKNSVAYMDQQTGNLKKALLLQGSNEIEIRAEGNSRFTYSVTYDGCTSHTGAWGKTVIEYKTTKTSRLPIIDVAPLDVGAPDQEFGFDVGPVCFL, translated from the exons ATGTTCAGCTTTGTGGACCTCCGGCTCCTGCTCCTCTTAGCGGCCACCGCCCTCCTGACGCACGGCCAAGAGGAGGGCCAAGAAGAAGGCCAAGAAGAAGACA TCCCACCAGTCACCTGCGTACAGAACGGCCTCAGGTACCATGACCGAGACGTGTGGAAACCCGTGCCCTGCCAGATCTGTGTCTGCGACAACGGCAACGTGCTGTGCGATGACGTGATCTGCGACGAACTTAAGGACTGTCCTAACGCCAAAGTCCCCACGGACGAATGCTGCCCCGTCTGCCCCGAAGGCCAGG aaTCACCCACGGACCAAGAAACCACTGGAGTCGAG GGACCCAAAGGAGACACTGGCCCCCGAGGCCCAAGG GGACCCGCCGGCCCCCCTGGCCGAGATGGCATCCCTGGACAACCTGGACTTCCCGGACCCCCTGGACCCCCCGGACCTCCCGGACCCCCTGGCCTCGGAGGA AACTTTGCTCCCCAGTTGTCTTATGGCTATGATGAGAAATCAACAGGAATTTCCGTGCCTGGTCCCATG GGTCCTTCTGGTCCTCGTGGTCTCCCTGGCCCCCCTGGCGCACCT GGTCCCCAAGGTTTCCAAGGCCCCCCTGGTGAGCCTGGCGAGCCCGGAGCCTCA GGTCCCATGGGTCCCCGTGGTCCCCCTGGCCCCCCTGGCAAGAACGGAGATGAT ggTGAAGCTGGAAAGCCTGGTCGCCCCGGTGAGCGCGGGCCTCCTGGACCTCAG gGTGCTCGGGGATTGCCTGGAACAGCTGGCCTCCCTGGAATGAAGGGACACAGA GGTTTCAGTGGTTTGGATGGTGCCAAGGGAGATGCTGGTCCTGCTGGCCCCAAG GGTGAGCCTGGTAGCCCTGGTGAAAATGGAGCTCCTGGTCAGATG GGCCCCCGTGGTCTGCCTGGTGAGAGAGGTCGCCCTGGAGCCCCTGGCCCTGCT GGTGCTCGAGGAAATGATGGTGCTACTGGTGCTGCTGGTCCCCCT GGTCCCACTGGTATTCAAGGCCCCCCTGGCCCCGCTGGGGAAGAAGGAAAGCGAGGAGCCCGAGGTGAACCCGGACCTGCCGGCCTGCCTGGACCCCCTGGCGAGCGT gGTGGACCTGGTAGCCGTGGTTTCCCTGGTGCCGATGGTGTTGCTGGTCCCAAG ggtccTGCTGGTGAACGCGGTTCTCCTGGCCCTGCTGGCCCCAAAGGTTCTCCTGGTGAAGCTGGTCGCCCCGGTGAAGCTGGTCTGCCTGGTGCCAAG GGTCTGACTGGAAGCCCTGGCAGCCCTGGTCCTGATGGCAAAACTGGCCCCCCT GGTCCTGCTGGTCAAGATGGCCGCCCTGGACCCCCAGGCCCTCCCGGTGCCCGTGGTCAGGCTGGCGTGATGGGTTTCCCTGGACCTAAAGGTGCTGCT GGAGAGCCTGGCAAAGCTGGAGAACGAGGTGTTCCCGGACCCCCTGGCGCTGTT GGTCCCgctggcaaagatggagaagctggagCCCAGGGACCCCCAGGACCTGCT GGCCCCGCTGGTGAGAGAGGTGAACAAGGCCCTGCTGGCTCCCCCGGATTCCAG GGTCTCCCTGGCCCTGCTGGTCCTCCTGGTGAAGCAGGCAAACCTGGTGAACAG GGTGTTCCTGGAGACCTTGGTGCCCCCGGCCCCTCTGGAGCAAGA GGCGAGAGAGGTTTCCCCGGTGAGCGTGGTGTGCAAGGACCTCCCGGTCCTGCAGGTCCCCGTGGGGCCAATGGTGCTCCTGGCAACGATGGTGCTAAG GGTGATGCTGGTGCTCCTGGAGCCCCCGGTAGCCAGGGTGCCCCTGGCCTTCAAGGAATGCCTGGTGAACGAGGTGCAGCTGGTCTTCCAGGCCCTAAGGGTGACAGA GGGGATGCTGGTCCCAAAGGTGCTGATGGTGCTCCTGGCAAAGATGGCGTCCGTGGTCTGACTGGTCCCATTGGTCCTCCTGGCCCCGCTGGTGCCCCTGGTGACAAG GGTGAAACTGGTCCTAGCGGCCCAGCTGGTCCCACTGGAGCTCGTGGCGCCCCC GGTGACCGTGGTGAGCCTGGTCCCCCCGGCCCTGCTGGCTTCGCTGGCCCCCCT ggtgCTGATGGCCAACCTGGTGCTAAAGGCGAACCTGGTGATGCTGGTGCTAAAGGTGATGCTGGTCCTCCCGGCCCTGCTGGACCTGCTGGACCCCCTGGCCCCATT GGTAACGTTGGTGCTCCTGGACCCAAAGGTGCTCGTGGCAGCGCTGGTCCCCCT GGTGCTACTGgtttcccaggtgctgctggccGAGTCGGTCCCCCTGGCCCCTCT GGAAATGCTGGACCCCCTGGCCCTCCTGGCCCTGCTGGCAAAGAAGGCAGCAAAGGCCCCCGTGGTGAGACTGGCCCCGCTGGGCGTCCCGGTGAAGTCGGTCCCCCTGGTCCCCCTGGCCCCGCTGGTGAGAAAGGAGCCCCTGGCGCTGACGGACCTGCT GGCGCTCCTGGCACTCCTGGACCTCAGGGTATTGCTGGACAACGTGGTGTGGTCGGCCTGCCCGgtcagagaggagaaagaggctTCCCCGGTCTTCCTGGCCCCTCT gGTGAACCCGGCAAACAAGGTCCTTCTGGAGCAAGTGGTGAACGTGGCCCCCCTGGTCCCATGGGCCCCCCTGGATTGGCTGGACCCCCTGGCGAGTCTGGACGTGAG gGAGCACCTGGTGCCGAAGGATCCCCCGGACGAGATGGTTCTCCTGGCCCCAAG GGTGACCGTGGTGAGACCGGCCCTGCTGGACCTCCTGGTGCTCCTGGCGCTCCCGGTGCCCCCGGCCCTGTCGGACCTGCTGGCAAGAGCGGTGATCGTGGTGAGACT GGTCCTGCTGGTCCTGCTGGTCCCATTGGCCCCGTTGGTGCCCGTGGCCCCGCT GGACCCCAAGGCCCCCGTGGTGACAAGGGTGAAACAGGCGAACAGGGCGACAGAGGCATTAAGGGTCACCGTGGCTTCTCTGGTCTCCAGGGTCCCCCTGGCCCTCCC GGCTCTCCTGGTGAGCAAGGTCCTTCCGGAGCCTCTGGTCCTGCTGGTCCCCGC GGTCCCCCTGGCTCTGCTGGTACTCCtggcaaagatggactcaatggTCTCCCAGGCCCCATCGGTCCCCCTGGGCCTCGAGGTCGCACTGGTGATGCTGGTCCTGCT GGTCCTCCCGGCCCTCCTGGACCCCCTGGTCCCCCCGGTCCTCCCAGCGGCGGCTACGACTTAAGCTTCCTGCCCCAgccacctcaagagaaggctcaCGATGGTGGCCGCTACTACCGGGCTGATGATGCCAATGTGGTCCGTGACCGTGACCTCGAGGTGGACACCACCCTCAAGAGCCTGAGCCAGCAGATCGAGAACATCCGGAGCCCTGAAGGCAGCCGCAAGAACCCCGCCCGCACCTGCCGTGACCTCAAGATGTGCCACTCTGACTGGAAGAGCG GAGAATACTGGATTGACCCCAACCAAGGCTGCAACCTGGATGCCATTAAGGTCTTCTGCAACATGGAAACTGGTGAGACCTGTGTGTACCCCACTCAGCCCAGCGTGGCCCAGAAGAACTGGTACATCAGCAAGAACCCCAAGGACAAGAGGCACGTCTGGTACGGCGAGAGCATGACCGGCGGATTCCAG TTCGAGTACGGCGGCCAGGGCTCCGATCCTGCCGATGTGGCCATCCAGCTGACTTTCCTGCGCCTGATGTCCACCGAGGCCTCCCAGAACATCACCTACCACTGCAAGAACAGCGTGGCCTACATGGACCAGCAGACTGGCAACCTCAAGAAGGCCCTGCTCCTCCAGGGCTCCAACGAGATCGAGATCCGGGCCGAGGGCAACAGCCGCTTCACCTACAGCGTCACCTACGACGGCTGCACG AGTCACACCGGAGCCTGGGGCAAGACAGTGATCGAATACAAAACCACCAAGACCTCCCGCTTGCCCATCATCGATGTGGCCCCCTTGGACGTTGGCGCCCCAGACCAGGAATTCGGCTTCGACGTTGGCCCTGTCTGCTTCCTGTAA
- the COL1A1 gene encoding collagen alpha-1(I) chain isoform X2 translates to MFSFVDLRLLLLLAATALLTHGQEEGQEEGQEEDIPPVTCVQNGLRYHDRDVWKPVPCQICVCDNGNVLCDDVICDELKDCPNAKVPTDECCPVCPEGQESPTDQETTGVEGPKGDTGPRGPRGPAGPPGRDGIPGQPGLPGPPGPPGPPGPPGLGGNFAPQLSYGYDEKSTGISVPGPMGPSGPRGLPGPPGAPGPQGFQGPPGEPGEPGASGPMGPRGPPGPPGKNGDDGEAGKPGRPGERGPPGPQGARGLPGTAGLPGMKGHRGFSGLDGAKGDAGPAGPKGEPGSPGENGAPGQMGPRGLPGERGRPGAPGPAGARGNDGATGAAGPPGNPGADGQPGAKGANGAPGIAGAPGFPGARGPSGPQGPSGPPGPKGNSGEPGAPGSKGDTGAKGEPGPTGIQGPPGPAGEEGKRGARGEPGPAGLPGPPGERGGPGSRGFPGADGVAGPKGPAGERGSPGPAGPKGSPGEAGRPGEAGLPGAKGLTGSPGSPGPDGKTGPPGPAGQDGRPGPPGPPGARGQAGVMGFPGPKGAAGEPGKAGERGVPGPPGAVGPAGKDGEAGAQGPPGPAGPAGERGEQGPAGSPGFQGLPGPAGPPGEAGKPGEQGVPGDLGAPGPSGARGERGFPGERGVQGPPGPAGPRGANGAPGNDGAKGDAGAPGAPGSQGAPGLQGMPGERGAAGLPGPKGDRGDAGPKGADGAPGKDGVRGLTGPIGPPGPAGAPGDKGETGPSGPAGPTGARGAPGDRGEPGPPGPAGFAGPPGADGQPGAKGEPGDAGAKGDAGPPGPAGPAGPPGPIGNVGAPGPKGARGSAGPPGATGFPGAAGRVGPPGPSGNAGPPGPPGPAGKEGSKGPRGETGPAGRPGEVGPPGPPGPAGEKGAPGADGPAGAPGTPGPQGIAGQRGVVGLPGQRGERGFPGLPGPSGEPGKQGPSGASGERGPPGPMGPPGLAGPPGESGREGAPGAEGSPGRDGSPGPKGDRGETGPAGPPGAPGAPGAPGPVGPAGKSGDRGETGPAGPAGPIGPVGARGPAGPQGPRGDKGETGEQGDRGIKGHRGFSGLQGPPGPPGSPGEQGPSGASGPAGPRGPPGSAGTPGKDGLNGLPGPIGPPGPRGRTGDAGPAGPPGPPGPPGPPGPPSGGYDLSFLPQPPQEKAHDGGRYYRADDANVVRDRDLEVDTTLKSLSQQIENIRSPEGSRKNPARTCRDLKMCHSDWKSGEYWIDPNQGCNLDAIKVFCNMETGETCVYPTQPSVAQKNWYISKNPKDKRHVWYGESMTGGFQFEYGGQGSDPADVAIQLTFLRLMSTEASQNITYHCKNSVAYMDQQTGNLKKALLLQGSNEIEIRAEGNSRFTYSVTYDGCTSHTGAWGKTVIEYKTTKTSRLPIIDVAPLDVGAPDQEFGFDVGPVCFL, encoded by the exons ATGTTCAGCTTTGTGGACCTCCGGCTCCTGCTCCTCTTAGCGGCCACCGCCCTCCTGACGCACGGCCAAGAGGAGGGCCAAGAAGAAGGCCAAGAAGAAGACA TCCCACCAGTCACCTGCGTACAGAACGGCCTCAGGTACCATGACCGAGACGTGTGGAAACCCGTGCCCTGCCAGATCTGTGTCTGCGACAACGGCAACGTGCTGTGCGATGACGTGATCTGCGACGAACTTAAGGACTGTCCTAACGCCAAAGTCCCCACGGACGAATGCTGCCCCGTCTGCCCCGAAGGCCAGG aaTCACCCACGGACCAAGAAACCACTGGAGTCGAG GGACCCAAAGGAGACACTGGCCCCCGAGGCCCAAGG GGACCCGCCGGCCCCCCTGGCCGAGATGGCATCCCTGGACAACCTGGACTTCCCGGACCCCCTGGACCCCCCGGACCTCCCGGACCCCCTGGCCTCGGAGGA AACTTTGCTCCCCAGTTGTCTTATGGCTATGATGAGAAATCAACAGGAATTTCCGTGCCTGGTCCCATG GGTCCTTCTGGTCCTCGTGGTCTCCCTGGCCCCCCTGGCGCACCT GGTCCCCAAGGTTTCCAAGGCCCCCCTGGTGAGCCTGGCGAGCCCGGAGCCTCA GGTCCCATGGGTCCCCGTGGTCCCCCTGGCCCCCCTGGCAAGAACGGAGATGAT ggTGAAGCTGGAAAGCCTGGTCGCCCCGGTGAGCGCGGGCCTCCTGGACCTCAG gGTGCTCGGGGATTGCCTGGAACAGCTGGCCTCCCTGGAATGAAGGGACACAGA GGTTTCAGTGGTTTGGATGGTGCCAAGGGAGATGCTGGTCCTGCTGGCCCCAAG GGTGAGCCTGGTAGCCCTGGTGAAAATGGAGCTCCTGGTCAGATG GGCCCCCGTGGTCTGCCTGGTGAGAGAGGTCGCCCTGGAGCCCCTGGCCCTGCT GGTGCTCGAGGAAATGATGGTGCTACTGGTGCTGCTGGTCCCCCT GGCAATCCTGGTGCTGATGGACAGCCTGGTGCTAAAGGTGCCAAT GGCGCTCCTGGTATTGCTGGtgctcctggcttccctggtgcccgAGGCCCCTCTGGACCCCAGGGCCCCAGCGGCCCCCCTGGTCCCAAGGGTAACAGC GGTGAACCTGGTGCTCCTGGAAGCAAAGGAGACACTGGCGCCAAGGGAGAACCT GGTCCCACTGGTATTCAAGGCCCCCCTGGCCCCGCTGGGGAAGAAGGAAAGCGAGGAGCCCGAGGTGAACCCGGACCTGCCGGCCTGCCTGGACCCCCTGGCGAGCGT gGTGGACCTGGTAGCCGTGGTTTCCCTGGTGCCGATGGTGTTGCTGGTCCCAAG ggtccTGCTGGTGAACGCGGTTCTCCTGGCCCTGCTGGCCCCAAAGGTTCTCCTGGTGAAGCTGGTCGCCCCGGTGAAGCTGGTCTGCCTGGTGCCAAG GGTCTGACTGGAAGCCCTGGCAGCCCTGGTCCTGATGGCAAAACTGGCCCCCCT GGTCCTGCTGGTCAAGATGGCCGCCCTGGACCCCCAGGCCCTCCCGGTGCCCGTGGTCAGGCTGGCGTGATGGGTTTCCCTGGACCTAAAGGTGCTGCT GGAGAGCCTGGCAAAGCTGGAGAACGAGGTGTTCCCGGACCCCCTGGCGCTGTT GGTCCCgctggcaaagatggagaagctggagCCCAGGGACCCCCAGGACCTGCT GGCCCCGCTGGTGAGAGAGGTGAACAAGGCCCTGCTGGCTCCCCCGGATTCCAG GGTCTCCCTGGCCCTGCTGGTCCTCCTGGTGAAGCAGGCAAACCTGGTGAACAG GGTGTTCCTGGAGACCTTGGTGCCCCCGGCCCCTCTGGAGCAAGA GGCGAGAGAGGTTTCCCCGGTGAGCGTGGTGTGCAAGGACCTCCCGGTCCTGCAGGTCCCCGTGGGGCCAATGGTGCTCCTGGCAACGATGGTGCTAAG GGTGATGCTGGTGCTCCTGGAGCCCCCGGTAGCCAGGGTGCCCCTGGCCTTCAAGGAATGCCTGGTGAACGAGGTGCAGCTGGTCTTCCAGGCCCTAAGGGTGACAGA GGGGATGCTGGTCCCAAAGGTGCTGATGGTGCTCCTGGCAAAGATGGCGTCCGTGGTCTGACTGGTCCCATTGGTCCTCCTGGCCCCGCTGGTGCCCCTGGTGACAAG GGTGAAACTGGTCCTAGCGGCCCAGCTGGTCCCACTGGAGCTCGTGGCGCCCCC GGTGACCGTGGTGAGCCTGGTCCCCCCGGCCCTGCTGGCTTCGCTGGCCCCCCT ggtgCTGATGGCCAACCTGGTGCTAAAGGCGAACCTGGTGATGCTGGTGCTAAAGGTGATGCTGGTCCTCCCGGCCCTGCTGGACCTGCTGGACCCCCTGGCCCCATT GGTAACGTTGGTGCTCCTGGACCCAAAGGTGCTCGTGGCAGCGCTGGTCCCCCT GGTGCTACTGgtttcccaggtgctgctggccGAGTCGGTCCCCCTGGCCCCTCT GGAAATGCTGGACCCCCTGGCCCTCCTGGCCCTGCTGGCAAAGAAGGCAGCAAAGGCCCCCGTGGTGAGACTGGCCCCGCTGGGCGTCCCGGTGAAGTCGGTCCCCCTGGTCCCCCTGGCCCCGCTGGTGAGAAAGGAGCCCCTGGCGCTGACGGACCTGCT GGCGCTCCTGGCACTCCTGGACCTCAGGGTATTGCTGGACAACGTGGTGTGGTCGGCCTGCCCGgtcagagaggagaaagaggctTCCCCGGTCTTCCTGGCCCCTCT gGTGAACCCGGCAAACAAGGTCCTTCTGGAGCAAGTGGTGAACGTGGCCCCCCTGGTCCCATGGGCCCCCCTGGATTGGCTGGACCCCCTGGCGAGTCTGGACGTGAG gGAGCACCTGGTGCCGAAGGATCCCCCGGACGAGATGGTTCTCCTGGCCCCAAG GGTGACCGTGGTGAGACCGGCCCTGCTGGACCTCCTGGTGCTCCTGGCGCTCCCGGTGCCCCCGGCCCTGTCGGACCTGCTGGCAAGAGCGGTGATCGTGGTGAGACT GGTCCTGCTGGTCCTGCTGGTCCCATTGGCCCCGTTGGTGCCCGTGGCCCCGCT GGACCCCAAGGCCCCCGTGGTGACAAGGGTGAAACAGGCGAACAGGGCGACAGAGGCATTAAGGGTCACCGTGGCTTCTCTGGTCTCCAGGGTCCCCCTGGCCCTCCC GGCTCTCCTGGTGAGCAAGGTCCTTCCGGAGCCTCTGGTCCTGCTGGTCCCCGC GGTCCCCCTGGCTCTGCTGGTACTCCtggcaaagatggactcaatggTCTCCCAGGCCCCATCGGTCCCCCTGGGCCTCGAGGTCGCACTGGTGATGCTGGTCCTGCT GGTCCTCCCGGCCCTCCTGGACCCCCTGGTCCCCCCGGTCCTCCCAGCGGCGGCTACGACTTAAGCTTCCTGCCCCAgccacctcaagagaaggctcaCGATGGTGGCCGCTACTACCGGGCTGATGATGCCAATGTGGTCCGTGACCGTGACCTCGAGGTGGACACCACCCTCAAGAGCCTGAGCCAGCAGATCGAGAACATCCGGAGCCCTGAAGGCAGCCGCAAGAACCCCGCCCGCACCTGCCGTGACCTCAAGATGTGCCACTCTGACTGGAAGAGCG GAGAATACTGGATTGACCCCAACCAAGGCTGCAACCTGGATGCCATTAAGGTCTTCTGCAACATGGAAACTGGTGAGACCTGTGTGTACCCCACTCAGCCCAGCGTGGCCCAGAAGAACTGGTACATCAGCAAGAACCCCAAGGACAAGAGGCACGTCTGGTACGGCGAGAGCATGACCGGCGGATTCCAG TTCGAGTACGGCGGCCAGGGCTCCGATCCTGCCGATGTGGCCATCCAGCTGACTTTCCTGCGCCTGATGTCCACCGAGGCCTCCCAGAACATCACCTACCACTGCAAGAACAGCGTGGCCTACATGGACCAGCAGACTGGCAACCTCAAGAAGGCCCTGCTCCTCCAGGGCTCCAACGAGATCGAGATCCGGGCCGAGGGCAACAGCCGCTTCACCTACAGCGTCACCTACGACGGCTGCACG AGTCACACCGGAGCCTGGGGCAAGACAGTGATCGAATACAAAACCACCAAGACCTCCCGCTTGCCCATCATCGATGTGGCCCCCTTGGACGTTGGCGCCCCAGACCAGGAATTCGGCTTCGACGTTGGCCCTGTCTGCTTCCTGTAA